In Desertifilum tharense IPPAS B-1220, a single window of DNA contains:
- a CDS encoding S8 family peptidase — translation MTPEKISPGLLLALQDYDAAVEQGDRLGLFLQKRTLGIVAAEDSPKPPRSVVFIYCDENANLDHLAEIGVRVNQRQGSVRTAIAPINCIGNLSDDPAVHRIKPSRYLHTSMDRAVERVKLPQYKLNNNNLTGKNVVVGVVDTGIDPKHPAFQGRILRIWDQTLPGRGVKEGGYGVELQDPILTTSIDENGHGTHVAGIAAGQDSLYGGVAPEADLVIVKTDLQDAHIADGIRYIFRVAGELGRPAVVNLSLGGHADAHDGSDSLSQIIDAESGPGRIVCCAAGNEGNDNIHAQATVSGGRTHTMRFHVPSDRVGIAWLNGWYSGNCEFEVSVRTPLGFVTPFQKIIPTGNPVKEYKLPDATIQVVTPDRDPANGDYNFFVQIRGGMFKPSLKGGTWQLRLRNLSERSGRVDVWTLDPSASVLFTGNSVADSVKIGSPGASASAITVASYTTKTKWMDIDGTPREVGLEFDTISEFSSEGPLRNEAQKPDIAAPGAMIVAALSSDSAPERANRVNSRFVVLAGTSMATPFVSGVVALLLQSDSTLEPEVIKERLREVCAIPGKPPLCFDPKWGYGLIDLEKL, via the coding sequence ATGACACCTGAAAAGATTTCACCTGGATTGCTTCTCGCCTTACAAGATTACGATGCCGCAGTTGAACAAGGCGATCGCTTAGGCTTATTTTTACAAAAGCGAACCCTCGGCATTGTGGCCGCAGAAGATAGCCCTAAACCCCCTCGTAGCGTGGTGTTTATCTACTGCGACGAAAACGCGAATCTTGACCATTTAGCTGAGATTGGCGTCCGCGTTAACCAGCGTCAGGGCAGCGTCCGAACCGCGATCGCACCGATTAATTGTATTGGCAATCTCTCGGACGATCCAGCCGTGCATCGCATTAAACCCTCGCGCTACCTCCACACTTCAATGGATCGCGCCGTCGAACGGGTTAAGCTGCCCCAATATAAACTCAACAATAACAATCTCACGGGTAAAAATGTTGTCGTTGGCGTTGTAGACACCGGAATTGACCCCAAGCACCCTGCCTTCCAAGGTCGAATTCTCCGCATTTGGGATCAAACGCTTCCCGGAAGAGGCGTCAAAGAAGGCGGCTATGGGGTGGAATTGCAAGATCCAATTCTCACCACCTCAATTGATGAAAATGGTCACGGAACCCATGTAGCGGGGATTGCAGCCGGTCAAGATAGCCTGTATGGAGGCGTTGCCCCCGAAGCCGATTTAGTGATTGTTAAAACCGATTTACAAGATGCTCACATTGCCGATGGCATTCGCTATATCTTCCGGGTTGCTGGCGAATTAGGTCGTCCGGCGGTGGTGAATTTGAGCTTAGGCGGTCATGCGGATGCCCATGATGGTTCGGATTCGCTGTCGCAAATTATTGATGCTGAATCGGGGCCCGGTCGGATTGTGTGCTGTGCGGCGGGTAATGAAGGCAATGATAATATTCATGCTCAAGCTACGGTTAGCGGGGGCAGAACCCACACCATGCGCTTCCACGTTCCGAGCGATCGCGTTGGCATTGCCTGGTTAAATGGATGGTACTCCGGAAATTGCGAGTTTGAAGTCTCCGTTCGCACGCCCCTTGGATTTGTGACGCCGTTCCAAAAAATTATTCCCACAGGGAACCCCGTTAAGGAGTACAAGTTACCTGACGCGACGATTCAAGTGGTGACGCCGGATCGCGATCCAGCTAATGGCGACTACAATTTCTTCGTGCAGATTCGCGGGGGCATGTTTAAACCCTCCTTAAAAGGGGGAACTTGGCAATTGCGCCTCCGCAACCTCTCTGAGCGGTCGGGACGGGTCGATGTCTGGACGCTAGACCCCTCGGCTTCTGTCTTGTTTACGGGCAATAGCGTGGCGGATTCGGTGAAGATTGGTTCTCCGGGGGCGTCGGCGAGTGCGATTACAGTTGCTTCGTACACCACGAAAACCAAGTGGATGGATATTGATGGAACGCCGCGAGAAGTGGGTCTAGAGTTTGATACCATTTCTGAATTTAGTAGCGAAGGCCCCTTGCGGAATGAGGCCCAAAAGCCAGATATTGCCGCCCCAGGTGCAATGATTGTGGCTGCCTTAAGTTCGGATTCGGCACCGGAACGCGCTAACCGGGTGAACAGTCGGTTTGTGGTCTTGGCAGGTACCAGTATGGCGACGCCGTTTGTATCGGGGGTGGTCGCTTTACTGTTGCAAAGCGATTCGACCTTGGAACCGGAGGTGATTAAGGAACGCTTGCGCGAAGTCTGTGCCATTCCAGGCAAGCCCCCTCTGTGTTTCGATCCGAAGTGGGGTTACGGTTTAATTGACCTAGAAAAACTCTAG
- a CDS encoding GAF domain-containing sensor histidine kinase: protein MSQSLEIQQRSIEILSSLSYRTGQLSGYLESIAQGVSELLNLEWVVVTLCQAGVEKVLASTRDLGEDRDRVYSLHGSLAERVILQNSPVVIEDARLNQGNLPEGYLSYLGVPLRSPTGEILGTICAFGREPHSLTPAEVKLAEIFAERAATAIDNYQLYQQQRAFNQDLEAEVAKRTEELKFAQNQLELRVEQRTAELRQAVEQLQAEIQERQQIEAALRESEGRFRTLLDNAADAIFVINDQNQIIDVNQQACTSLGYTRSELLKFTVFEIEKKRSPQEMAATRQQLRLGSPQTLEGIHQRQDGTTFPVEVRVALFESGGQTLELALARDITERQQAQLSCERLAELGEFAATIIHEVRNPLTTVLLGLNAFKQLELSEIFQSRLSLALEEAERLQRLLNEILAYAKPQALQEVELELNQFITQMLDSLRQMPSAMGRQIQFTPSQTAIQVRGDADKLKQVLINLIANACEAVGEGELIQTRISSQMNRVCVQIQNGGDPIPPEILAKIIQPFYTTKPAGNGLGLAIVKQIVEAHGGQLRIESDAIAGTLASIDLPMAIAPKKVETLSTPLPQTPNSPKLEFF from the coding sequence TTGTCTCAATCTTTAGAAATCCAACAACGCTCCATCGAGATTCTATCGTCCCTCAGTTATCGGACGGGTCAACTGAGCGGTTATCTCGAATCGATTGCCCAAGGGGTGAGCGAACTCCTGAACTTAGAATGGGTTGTTGTCACCCTCTGCCAAGCGGGTGTTGAGAAAGTGTTGGCGAGTACCCGCGACTTGGGGGAAGACCGCGATCGCGTTTATTCTCTCCACGGCAGTCTAGCAGAACGCGTCATCCTCCAGAATAGCCCCGTGGTGATTGAAGATGCTCGCCTGAACCAGGGGAACTTGCCAGAAGGCTATTTGTCTTACTTGGGCGTCCCATTGCGATCGCCAACCGGAGAAATTCTCGGTACCATTTGTGCTTTTGGACGAGAACCGCACAGCTTGACGCCCGCCGAAGTCAAACTCGCCGAAATTTTTGCCGAACGCGCCGCCACCGCCATTGATAACTACCAGCTTTATCAACAGCAACGCGCCTTTAACCAAGACTTAGAAGCCGAAGTCGCCAAGCGTACCGAAGAACTGAAATTCGCTCAAAATCAGTTGGAATTGCGCGTAGAACAGCGCACCGCCGAATTGCGCCAAGCCGTGGAACAACTCCAGGCGGAAATTCAAGAACGCCAGCAAATAGAAGCCGCCTTGCGAGAAAGTGAAGGACGGTTTCGCACCTTATTAGATAATGCCGCCGATGCCATTTTTGTGATTAATGACCAAAATCAAATTATCGATGTCAATCAGCAAGCCTGTACCAGCTTAGGGTATACGCGATCGGAACTTTTGAAGTTTACCGTTTTTGAGATTGAGAAAAAGCGATCGCCCCAAGAGATGGCCGCCACGCGCCAGCAGTTACGTTTAGGATCGCCCCAAACCCTCGAAGGTATCCATCAGCGTCAAGATGGAACCACTTTTCCGGTAGAAGTCCGAGTCGCCTTATTTGAAAGCGGCGGACAAACCCTAGAACTCGCCTTAGCGCGAGACATTACCGAACGCCAGCAAGCCCAACTAAGTTGCGAACGCCTAGCAGAACTCGGAGAATTTGCAGCCACCATTATTCACGAAGTCCGCAACCCCCTCACCACCGTTTTATTAGGTTTAAACGCCTTTAAGCAACTCGAACTCTCCGAGATCTTTCAATCGCGTTTAAGTCTCGCCTTAGAAGAAGCCGAACGCCTGCAACGCTTGCTCAACGAAATCTTAGCCTATGCCAAACCCCAAGCCTTGCAAGAGGTTGAATTAGAACTCAACCAATTTATTACCCAGATGTTGGATAGCTTGCGCCAGATGCCCTCGGCGATGGGACGCCAGATCCAATTTACCCCTAGCCAAACCGCGATTCAGGTGCGGGGCGATGCCGATAAGCTAAAACAAGTCTTGATTAACCTCATTGCCAATGCTTGCGAAGCCGTTGGTGAAGGCGAGTTAATTCAGACGCGCATTTCCAGCCAGATGAACCGCGTTTGCGTGCAAATTCAGAACGGCGGCGATCCCATTCCCCCAGAAATTTTAGCCAAAATTATCCAACCGTTTTATACCACCAAACCCGCCGGGAATGGATTGGGGTTAGCCATTGTCAAGCAAATTGTAGAAGCGCATGGGGGACAATTGAGAATTGAGTCAGATGCGATCGCAGGTACCCTTGCCAGTATTGACTTACCAATGGCGATCGCGCCCAAAAAAGTAGAGACGCTCTCCACGCCTCTACCTCAAACCCCAAACTCCCCAAAACTAGAGTTTTTCTAG
- the lepB gene encoding signal peptidase I, translating into MTPIHKPHHPYSEPTPVENPWIETLKTLGLSAIFAFGIRTFVAEARYIPTESMLPTLQYQPQHDRVLVDKLSYHFQPPQRGDIIVFSPPDRMMKYNPTFEDELIKRIVGLPGETVELRDGRVYINDRRLEEDYVASDLYPADPAISASDHQLTKLNVCPADQQFLSGSVVIPPDSYLVMGDNRNNSYDSRCWGVVPRDRIIGRAIMRFWPVDRMGRLN; encoded by the coding sequence ATGACTCCTATTCACAAACCTCATCATCCCTATTCCGAACCCACCCCGGTTGAAAATCCTTGGATTGAAACGCTCAAAACCTTGGGATTGAGTGCTATTTTTGCCTTTGGTATCCGCACCTTTGTCGCAGAAGCACGCTATATTCCTACAGAATCGATGCTGCCGACGCTACAATACCAACCCCAACACGATCGCGTTTTAGTGGATAAATTAAGCTACCACTTTCAGCCACCCCAACGGGGCGATATTATTGTCTTTTCGCCTCCCGACCGGATGATGAAATATAACCCGACGTTCGAGGATGAGTTAATTAAGCGGATTGTTGGGCTTCCCGGAGAAACTGTAGAATTGAGGGACGGTCGCGTTTACATTAACGATCGACGCCTAGAAGAAGATTATGTCGCCTCAGATTTGTATCCGGCCGATCCGGCGATCTCTGCTTCCGACCATCAACTGACAAAACTTAACGTTTGTCCGGCCGATCAACAATTTCTCTCTGGATCGGTGGTTATTCCCCCCGATTCTTACCTGGTGATGGGGGATAATCGCAATAACAGCTATGATTCTCGCTGCTGGGGCGTTGTTCCGCGCGATCGCATTATCGGGAGAGCCATTATGCGGTTTTGGCCGGTGGATCGTATGGGTCGATTAAACTAA
- the ftsH2 gene encoding ATP-dependent zinc metalloprotease FtsH2 — MKISWRVILLWALPALVIGFFVWQGAFAQSAAELGSNTASTRMTYGRFIEYLEAGRVTSVDLYEGGRTAIVEAVDPELDNRVQRLRVDLPANSPELISRLRNDQVNFDIHPPRNDGAVWGLLGNLVFPLLLIAGLFFLFRRSSNVPGGPGQAMNFAKSKARFQMEAKTGVLFDDVAGIEEAKEELQEVVTFLKKPERFTAVGARIPKGVLLVGPPGTGKTLLAKAIAGEAGVPFFSISGSEFVEMFVGVGASRVRDLFKKAKENAPCIIFIDEIDAVGRQRGAGIGGGNDEREQTLNQLLTEMDGFEGNTGIIIIAATNRPDVLDSALLRPGRFDRQVTVDAPDVKGRLEILDVHSRNKKLAPEISLEAIARRTPGFTGADLANLLNEAAILTARRRKDAITMLEINDAVDRVVAGMEGTPLVDSKSKRLIAYHEVGHAIVGTLIKDHDPVQKVTLIPRGQAQGLTWFTPSEDQSLVSRSQLLARISGALGGRAAEEVIFGDAEVTTGAGNDLQQVTGMARQMVTRFGMSDLGPISLEGQSAEVFLGRDLMTRSEYSEEIASRIDAQVRSIVEHCYDEAKRIMRENRVVIDRLVDLLIEKETIDGEEFRQIVAEYTQVPEKEQYVPQL; from the coding sequence ATGAAAATTTCTTGGAGAGTAATTCTTTTGTGGGCATTGCCTGCATTAGTGATCGGGTTTTTCGTGTGGCAGGGTGCGTTTGCTCAATCTGCTGCCGAACTCGGCTCTAATACAGCCAGTACCCGGATGACCTATGGGCGTTTTATAGAATACTTAGAAGCTGGCAGAGTTACAAGCGTCGATCTCTACGAAGGTGGCAGAACCGCCATTGTAGAAGCCGTTGACCCAGAACTAGACAACCGCGTGCAACGGTTGCGCGTAGACTTACCGGCCAACTCCCCAGAACTGATTTCTCGGCTGAGAAACGATCAAGTTAACTTCGACATCCATCCCCCGCGCAATGATGGTGCGGTTTGGGGACTCTTGGGTAACTTAGTCTTCCCCTTACTGTTGATCGCCGGTTTGTTTTTCTTGTTCCGCCGTTCCAGCAACGTTCCTGGCGGCCCCGGACAAGCGATGAACTTCGCCAAGTCTAAGGCGCGGTTCCAAATGGAAGCCAAAACGGGCGTCTTATTTGATGATGTCGCTGGCATTGAAGAAGCCAAAGAAGAACTGCAAGAAGTCGTTACCTTCTTGAAAAAACCTGAACGCTTTACCGCCGTTGGGGCCCGCATTCCCAAAGGCGTGCTGTTAGTGGGGCCTCCGGGAACGGGTAAGACCTTACTGGCAAAAGCGATCGCAGGCGAAGCAGGCGTTCCTTTCTTCAGCATTTCCGGTTCTGAGTTTGTGGAAATGTTTGTGGGTGTCGGTGCTTCTCGCGTCCGCGACTTGTTCAAAAAAGCCAAAGAAAACGCCCCTTGTATCATCTTTATCGATGAAATTGACGCTGTAGGTCGCCAGCGGGGTGCGGGAATTGGCGGCGGTAACGACGAACGCGAACAAACCCTCAACCAACTTTTAACCGAGATGGATGGGTTTGAAGGCAATACCGGAATTATCATTATCGCGGCGACGAACCGACCTGACGTTCTCGACTCTGCCTTACTGCGTCCCGGTCGTTTTGACCGTCAAGTTACGGTTGATGCGCCAGATGTGAAAGGACGTTTGGAAATTCTGGATGTCCACTCCCGCAATAAGAAGCTAGCGCCGGAAATTTCTCTAGAAGCGATCGCGCGTCGGACTCCGGGTTTCACGGGTGCAGACTTAGCCAACCTGTTGAACGAAGCGGCGATCTTGACGGCACGGCGACGCAAAGATGCGATTACCATGCTAGAAATTAACGATGCGGTTGACCGCGTTGTAGCAGGGATGGAAGGGACGCCCTTGGTTGATAGCAAGAGCAAGCGCTTAATTGCTTACCATGAAGTGGGACACGCCATTGTTGGCACCTTAATTAAAGACCACGACCCCGTACAGAAAGTTACCCTCATTCCTCGCGGTCAGGCCCAGGGTTTAACCTGGTTTACGCCAAGTGAAGACCAAAGCTTGGTCTCGCGATCGCAACTCTTGGCCCGCATTTCTGGCGCACTCGGCGGACGCGCGGCTGAAGAGGTCATCTTTGGCGATGCGGAAGTGACGACAGGTGCCGGAAATGACTTGCAACAAGTCACCGGAATGGCCCGCCAAATGGTAACGCGCTTTGGGATGTCGGATCTCGGCCCTATTTCCTTAGAAGGTCAGTCTGCTGAAGTCTTCCTCGGTCGCGACTTAATGACCCGTTCGGAATATTCTGAGGAAATTGCTTCCCGCATTGATGCTCAAGTGCGCTCAATTGTGGAGCATTGCTACGATGAAGCCAAGCGGATCATGCGCGAGAACCGCGTTGTCATCGATCGCCTCGTGGATCTGCTGATTGAGAAAGAAACCATCGACGGCGAAGAATTCCGGCAAATTGTGGCTGAATATACCCAAGTTCCGGAAAAAGAGCAATACGTACCGCAACTCTAA
- a CDS encoding adenylate/guanylate cyclase domain-containing protein, which produces MSLFPSRIAPKPAKPKKLGLRTTLVFPFVLQVVTITGLVGWLSFRSGQRAVNDLATQLRQEIVVRVHEEVDRYLDAPQLLHQFNAQIFQQDLLNLEDPEALTRYFWQQSQLFIQFGTIAFANDRGEFFGANGLEDYVVIATQSDRTLRRYSANPQGEPEAVLSERSEYDARTRSWYKTALSVGQPTWTEIEPSTIGQRLDASAVYPLYNPDRSLRGILLCDVSLSGLVTFLQSLTIGKTGSAFIVERNGLLVANSTPELPYTPGNGDRPPQRLNALNSANPTLRTALQTLLESFGNLDRIERSHQLEFWLEGERQFLQVEPFQDGYGINWLILVIVPESDFMAQIHANTRNTLLLCLLALVGAIAMGILTARWITHPILRLTRASDEMARGNLNQYIYLPNLLQIIEIEKLTQSFNSMAEQLKTSFDSLETQKNAFARFFPTEFLKFLQKPDVTRIELGDHVSKEMAIAFSDIRSFTTLSESMTPQENFNFVNAYLQRVSPEICKYNGFVVKFIGDAVMAVFPDRVDDAVDAGIAQFQQLQQLNSDRQTQGQLPIQIGMGIHVGYMMVGMVGEQNRIQGDAISDNVNLTARLEGLTKFYGASMVISEEVVKQLHRPEKYQIRFLDRAIVKGRSEPIGVYEVMDVEQADRRALKLKTLADFQQALQQYCQGNLTEARQGFEQVLRINPTDKAAQLYLERIDRLNQQGIPANWNGVWAFTQK; this is translated from the coding sequence ATGTCGTTGTTCCCTAGCAGAATCGCTCCCAAACCTGCAAAACCCAAAAAACTAGGTTTGCGAACCACCCTGGTTTTCCCTTTTGTCCTCCAAGTCGTCACCATTACTGGACTCGTGGGGTGGCTTTCATTCCGCAGCGGACAAAGAGCAGTCAACGATCTGGCAACTCAACTGCGACAGGAAATTGTCGTGCGAGTGCATGAAGAAGTCGATCGCTATTTGGATGCACCTCAACTGCTGCATCAATTTAACGCTCAGATTTTTCAGCAAGATTTGTTGAACTTAGAAGATCCGGAGGCTTTGACGCGCTACTTTTGGCAACAGAGTCAACTGTTCATTCAGTTTGGGACGATCGCCTTTGCTAACGATCGCGGTGAGTTCTTTGGCGCAAATGGCTTAGAAGATTATGTGGTCATAGCCACACAGAGCGATCGCACCCTGCGACGCTACAGCGCGAACCCCCAGGGAGAACCTGAAGCGGTACTCAGCGAACGGTCAGAATACGATGCTAGAACCCGATCGTGGTATAAAACAGCCTTAAGTGTCGGTCAACCCACTTGGACGGAAATTGAACCTTCCACCATTGGTCAGCGCCTAGATGCCTCAGCCGTTTACCCACTTTACAACCCAGATCGCAGTTTGCGGGGAATTTTGCTGTGCGATGTCTCGCTATCGGGTTTAGTCACTTTTTTACAAAGTCTCACCATTGGTAAAACCGGCAGCGCCTTTATTGTCGAACGTAATGGCTTGCTGGTTGCCAACTCGACTCCAGAATTACCTTACACTCCCGGAAATGGCGATCGCCCTCCCCAACGTCTTAATGCGCTTAACAGTGCGAATCCCACCCTGCGAACTGCGCTACAAACGCTATTAGAGAGTTTTGGTAACCTCGATCGCATTGAGCGATCGCACCAACTGGAATTTTGGCTAGAAGGCGAACGCCAATTTCTCCAGGTTGAACCCTTTCAAGACGGCTATGGCATTAACTGGCTGATTTTAGTCATTGTGCCAGAATCCGATTTTATGGCGCAAATCCACGCCAACACGCGCAACACGCTACTCCTGTGCTTGCTGGCGCTAGTTGGCGCGATCGCAATGGGTATCCTGACCGCCCGTTGGATTACGCATCCCATTCTCCGCCTAACGCGCGCCTCAGATGAAATGGCGCGGGGAAACCTCAATCAATATATCTACCTGCCGAACCTGCTGCAAATTATTGAGATTGAAAAGCTCACGCAATCGTTTAATAGCATGGCAGAACAGCTTAAAACCTCCTTTGATAGCTTAGAAACCCAGAAAAACGCCTTTGCACGATTTTTTCCCACTGAATTCCTCAAGTTCTTACAGAAACCTGATGTCACCCGCATCGAACTCGGCGATCATGTCAGCAAAGAGATGGCGATCGCCTTTTCCGATATTCGCTCCTTTACCACCCTATCGGAAAGTATGACGCCCCAGGAGAACTTTAATTTTGTCAACGCCTATTTGCAACGGGTGAGTCCGGAAATTTGCAAATACAACGGCTTTGTCGTGAAGTTCATTGGCGATGCGGTGATGGCAGTATTTCCCGATCGCGTTGACGATGCAGTCGATGCGGGAATTGCTCAGTTTCAACAATTACAACAGCTCAATAGCGATCGCCAAACCCAAGGACAATTACCCATTCAAATTGGTATGGGAATTCATGTCGGTTACATGATGGTGGGAATGGTTGGCGAACAGAACCGCATTCAAGGCGATGCAATTTCAGATAATGTCAACCTAACAGCCCGTTTGGAAGGTTTAACCAAATTTTATGGCGCTTCGATGGTCATTTCCGAAGAAGTGGTCAAGCAATTGCACCGTCCCGAAAAGTATCAGATTCGCTTCTTAGACCGTGCTATTGTCAAAGGTCGTAGCGAACCGATCGGCGTCTATGAAGTCATGGATGTTGAACAAGCAGATCGGCGAGCATTAAAGCTGAAAACGCTAGCCGACTTTCAACAAGCACTACAGCAATATTGTCAGGGAAATTTAACCGAGGCTAGACAAGGTTTTGAGCAGGTCTTAAGAATTAATCCTACGGATAAAGCAGCTCAACTTTATCTCGAACGCATCGATCGACTCAACCAACAGGGAATTCCTGCGAATTGGAATGGCGTTTGGGCTTTTACTCAAAAGTGA
- a CDS encoding OFA family MFS transporter gives MTLPTQPTLFGFPAVRGRWLILPLGILVLLCLGSIYTWTIFVKPLQELLQLSATESLLPFTAVLLFYSIFTTLTGLFLEKIGIRRAAAISGLIVGLGYILSSFANTTPQLVLAYGLVVGIGAGIGYGVPIAVAAKWFPDKKGLAVGTTVIGFGLSPFISAPIARQLITLYGVRPTFIILGVAFSAIILAIAPFLVSPPPGWHPQPSSSTQSTASQSSETNSPPLWRTRRFYGLWVCYAIGVFMGVATIGIASPVAQETIRLDATTAAFSVSIFAIFNGASRPFFGWLTDWVKPKKAAIASYTLSLIASILMIQASPGDVHTYLVAFSLFAFGFGGWLALAPTATLSLFSSQNFARNYGIIFAAYGVGAVAGTLIAGQCRDLFGSYNAFFYPTLVLSIVGILWATFMLKVQPQRRSEPLFAECVQCVSYNPLTQTCQIATSGASDTLECNNFQAL, from the coding sequence ATGACCCTGCCAACCCAACCCACCCTTTTTGGCTTCCCTGCCGTTCGAGGACGATGGTTAATCCTCCCCCTCGGCATTCTCGTCCTTTTGTGTTTGGGAAGCATTTACACCTGGACAATTTTTGTTAAACCCCTGCAAGAATTACTCCAGTTAAGTGCAACCGAAAGTCTGTTACCCTTCACCGCCGTATTGCTGTTTTACTCCATCTTTACCACGCTGACCGGCTTATTTCTCGAAAAAATTGGGATTCGCCGTGCGGCTGCCATTAGCGGTTTAATCGTCGGTTTAGGCTATATATTATCGAGTTTTGCGAACACCACCCCGCAGTTAGTTCTAGCCTATGGGTTAGTTGTTGGCATTGGAGCCGGAATCGGTTACGGCGTTCCCATCGCAGTCGCCGCCAAATGGTTTCCCGACAAAAAAGGATTAGCAGTCGGAACCACCGTCATCGGCTTTGGATTATCGCCCTTTATCAGCGCCCCCATCGCCCGACAACTGATTACCCTCTACGGCGTTAGACCCACTTTTATCATTCTTGGCGTCGCCTTTAGCGCGATTATTTTAGCGATCGCTCCGTTTCTCGTTTCCCCCCCTCCCGGATGGCATCCCCAGCCCTCCTCCTCAACGCAGTCAACCGCTAGCCAAAGTAGCGAGACTAATTCCCCTCCCCTGTGGCGAACTCGTCGTTTTTATGGGTTGTGGGTATGCTATGCCATTGGCGTATTTATGGGTGTTGCAACCATTGGGATTGCTAGTCCTGTTGCTCAAGAAACAATCCGCTTAGATGCAACGACTGCGGCTTTCAGCGTTTCCATTTTTGCCATCTTTAATGGAGCCTCGCGTCCCTTCTTTGGCTGGTTGACGGACTGGGTTAAACCCAAAAAAGCCGCGATCGCATCTTACACCCTCAGCCTGATTGCATCCATCCTAATGATTCAGGCCAGCCCCGGCGATGTTCATACCTACCTGGTTGCCTTTTCCCTATTTGCCTTTGGGTTTGGGGGTTGGCTTGCTTTAGCACCAACCGCTACCCTCAGCCTATTTTCATCTCAAAACTTTGCCCGCAATTATGGCATCATCTTCGCAGCTTACGGCGTCGGGGCTGTTGCCGGTACGCTGATTGCAGGGCAATGTCGGGATTTATTTGGCAGCTACAACGCCTTCTTCTATCCCACCTTGGTTCTATCGATTGTGGGGATTCTCTGGGCAACCTTCATGCTCAAAGTCCAACCTCAACGCCGCAGCGAACCACTATTTGCTGAATGCGTCCAGTGCGTCTCTTATAATCCCTTAACCCAAACTTGCCAAATTGCCACCAGTGGAGCAAGCGATACTCTAGAATGCAATAACTTTCAAGCACTGTAA
- a CDS encoding glycosyltransferase family 4 protein, giving the protein MDLFVFLEIFEREGGIQSYVKDIFRAYLKLAQREPHRQAEVFLLRDGEGCVNPFEGHPELQFRYFKDNPAWRGRVRLGAALGSALLLRRPQRVFCGHINLAPLVRMLCQPLGIPYTVLTYGKEVWETLPLADRQALQRADRIWTISRYSRDRASQANQVEPQKFDMLSCAIDGEAFTPGPKPQHLIERYHLAGAKVLMTVARLWPGDIYKGVDVTIRALPRISQIFPEVKYLVIGRGDDQPRLAQLAQDLGVSSRVVFAGFVPTEDLVDHYRVADAYIMPSQEGFGIVYLEAMACGIPVLSGNSDGSADPLQDGRLGWQVPHRDPDAVAEACIEILKGEDRRCDGQFLRQEAIAGFGQEALVHQLAKLLHSK; this is encoded by the coding sequence GTGGATTTATTTGTTTTTTTAGAAATCTTTGAGCGCGAAGGCGGAATTCAGTCTTATGTTAAAGACATTTTCCGAGCGTATCTCAAACTAGCCCAAAGAGAACCCCACCGACAGGCTGAGGTGTTTTTACTGCGGGATGGGGAAGGCTGCGTTAACCCCTTTGAAGGACATCCAGAACTGCAATTTCGCTATTTTAAGGACAATCCCGCATGGCGAGGTCGCGTTCGGTTGGGGGCGGCGCTAGGGTCGGCGCTGCTGTTGCGGCGACCGCAGCGGGTGTTTTGCGGTCATATTAATTTAGCCCCACTGGTGCGAATGCTCTGTCAGCCGTTGGGAATTCCCTATACCGTTTTGACCTATGGTAAAGAGGTATGGGAAACCTTGCCCCTAGCAGATCGCCAAGCTTTGCAACGCGCCGATCGGATTTGGACGATTAGCCGCTATAGTCGCGATCGCGCCAGCCAAGCCAACCAAGTTGAACCCCAGAAGTTCGATATGCTCTCCTGTGCGATTGATGGCGAGGCGTTTACCCCAGGCCCCAAACCCCAGCATTTAATCGAACGCTATCACCTCGCGGGTGCAAAAGTCCTCATGACAGTGGCGCGGTTGTGGCCGGGCGATATCTACAAAGGTGTGGATGTCACGATTCGGGCCTTACCCCGCATTTCACAAATTTTCCCAGAAGTCAAGTATTTAGTGATTGGACGCGGTGACGACCAACCGAGGTTAGCCCAACTTGCCCAAGATTTAGGCGTTAGCTCGCGCGTTGTCTTTGCCGGGTTTGTCCCCACCGAAGACCTTGTAGATCATTACCGCGTTGCCGATGCCTACATCATGCCCTCTCAAGAAGGATTTGGCATTGTTTATCTAGAAGCGATGGCTTGTGGCATTCCCGTCTTATCAGGCAATAGCGATGGTTCTGCTGATCCTTTACAAGATGGACGCCTCGGCTGGCAAGTCCCCCACCGCGACCCCGATGCAGTGGCTGAGGCTTGCATCGAAATCCTCAAAGGGGAAGACCGACGCTGTGACGGTCAATTTCTCCGTCAAGAGGCGATCGCAGGTTTTGGTCAAGAAGCCTTGGTGCATCAACTCGCAAAGCTATTGCACTCTAAATAG